The DNA region AGTAACGTTCCCCTTTTGTGATAGCATCCATTGCCTGTGCATAGAGCTGGCGGTAGTTGATGGTGACACTTGTGTTGATGGGTGCCGTTACTTCAATGCAGATGAAACGGCGGCTACCACTCGGATCGGTTAGCAAGTCTTTTTGGTTGCTGGTACCGATGAATGAAGCATAGCGTCGTATTTCCTGAATGCTGCTCCCATAAGGTTTGCGCAGATTGGCAACAGGCTTCTGCAACAAGTGTTTCAGAAAACCCTGCTGATTTATGCTGACCTGGTCAAACTCATCAATATTAATCAGCATAAAACGACCCAGATACATTTCCGCATCCCGTTTACTCCCGAAATCCAGACTATCTGTATAGCCGAAACGAAGTTCGGGTGGAAGAATTATCCGGCAGTAGGTTGATTTCCGAAAACCTTGCGAACCGACCAGGAGCGGCGACGTACTGTTGGCATATTGTTTATTTAATCCGCGCCAGTGAGCCACCATGTTCAGGAACCAGCGGTAGAAAAGTTGCCGCCAATGCGGATTATTACAGGGTACGAGGTCAGCGAGCGCATGAATGCGGTCTTTGCCGTCCCAACGTCCTACACTGCACAGATAATCTTCCACGGGATTGTATAACGGTACGCGGTTGGATGCCAGATAGCGGTTCACGTCTCTGTCCCACACTTTGATGCCTTCCTGTAGGGCATCCATTGATATGCTGTTCCGTGCCCGTTGGTCAACGGGCTGGAAATAGAAGTGAATGGAGTCTTTTTGGCGAAATTCCAGGTCGTTACTGACGGTATTGAAGCGAAATTCATACCTGCGCTCCATGAATTCTTCCAACCGGAGGGAAATTTCCTGTTCCGGTGTTAGTGCAGACTTCTTGCCGAAGCCCTTGCATTCCCGATACAAATTATGGATGGTGGTCCTGACAATTTGTTCGTCAGCTTGCCTGTAATAGTGTATCATAACCTGACGCACGGTTTCTTCTTCCGGTATCCCTGCCTTGAAACAATGTTCGGTCAGACACACCAGTAGTGTATGCAATGCATCTCCCCGCTTCCAGTTCTCCATTTCATCCAATGCTCTGCCAAGGGCTGTTTCAAACAGTATGGTGAAGGTTTCGGATGTTTCAAACCCCGGCTTCAGCCTTGGCAACGGGTTCTTTTCCATTAATTTCCGTTGGTGGAAGGTCTGTTCTCCGGGCATACTGAACGGCTGCTCTTGGCAGAAAGGTATGGCATCGGGATTGAAATACGGAGTGACATCCAGCGTCATGCGGCAACTTTGTGTGGGACTGGGTTCTTTCAGGGTTATTGGAAACGGTAATATAGGTTGGTAGCACTGCACAGCCATACGATAAGCACAGGCATGAAAAAGAGTGATGTTCTCCTCTTTTACAGGGAGACTTCCGTCAGGAAGCACGAATTTTACCCATATCTTTACGCTCCGCCCGCTGCTTCCGGTTATTGCCGCCCAGGTTTGCGGCAACAACCTTGCCTGTTCTTTCACCAGCTCCACTTCAGGCAATCCGGCCAGGTCGTTCACTTCGAGCATCACTACCCCATTGTAGTGCTTCATCTTCCTGCTGCCGTCGCGGCTTCTTCCGTATTCAATAGACGGATAGATGCGTGGCAACTTGTCGATGTGCTCGTAGTGGCCACGGGCATCAGGGGTGGTATATAGTAGCATAGTCCGTAGTGCCGTGACGTGTGCCGCTTTGGTTTCTGTTTTTATTTTTTCCAATAATGCGTCTGCTTCGCAGGTGCTGACGGTTTCTTTACCACTCTCTTTTTCTTCTCTGATTAGAGTTATTTTCATTTACGTTTCTATTTAAAAAATAATTTATTCATAAGTAGCTTTTTCTAAGAGGCTGCAAGGTACACATAAAATGCGTTTTAATCAAATATAATAGGGCTTTTATTGGAATATTATTTCCCTGTTCTAATCGTCTAAAATAATAAGAAAAATTGAAATATAGTCGGTTGAAAACTTGACTTTCCCTTATTGTTTTTGTATCTTTGTCAATAGCAAAACTTCGTCCTGCAGTTGTGTGCCGGATGGTTTTCAACTGGGGGCTGTGCAGCCTGCGATTGCAGGATATATAGCCCGCAATTGGAAAACGAAGTTTTGCCTATGGCTTAATGAGATTTTCCTTCAGGCAAAAGAGGAAAAGGAATAAGGCAAATGATGATTTAGTAACTTAATAACATAGCATTATGGCAGCAGAATATGATTTTCAAAGGCGTCCAAATCCGAAAGGCGACGACGCAGTACAACCTTTGTATCCGCGTATTGTAAACAAGGGTACGATTAAGATGGAGCGTCTGGTTCAGGATATAGCCGGTATGTCCAGCTTTACGCCCGGTGATGGATCCTAAAGAGATTCACTCGCAAACCATTTTCTTTGGAAAAGTACATTTGCGTGTATCCCCCGATTTCCGGAAATGCTGCGCAGGCTATGTGGAGCGTGCCAAATACGGTTTTCGGAAAAGTGCCGAACTTAGCGGTGCGGAACGTTATCGCCGTTTACTGGCTTTTCTGGAGACACATCCTTTCATTACCCGCCATGATTACAGTGGAATTACGGGACTTTTGAAGAATAAAGCGCTGAATGACCTCAATTTGCTCGTAGAAAAGGGGTATTTGAATGTAATTGGACAAGGTTCGCACAAGGTATATGTACGCGTTGATAATAAGGTGGTTACGGAATAGTTGGAGGACTTTTGACATATTTCAAGGTGTAGGCAGACGAATAAAATCGTCTGCCTACACCCTGAAATATGTCATATATTTATTTGATATTCAATAAAATATACTTAAAAGTGTAGGATGTAGACAAAGTCGGCTAAAAAGTATAGTTAGTTATCAACACGTTTCCACTTGTGTACTTCCTCCACTGTACTGGTTTTGGTAGGGCTATCGTCTACTTTCTCTATATGATCTCTTTCATAATGATACTCACAATGCTCACATTTCACTTCCTGATGATAAGTAATTGTACCTGTCCAATACTCGTGACTTGATACTGTATCCTTGCTTTCATAGCGCGTTTCCCATTCAACAAAATCAAAACCCTTTTCCTTGATTTTTCCTTTTTTCCGTGAAGTATACTCATGGCGTTTTACATTCGACTCTTTTACCAGCGAAGTAGCTTTTAGAGTATGTTGGCCACACTGAGGACATGCAAATTCTTCAATGGGTTTCCAGTCGCCCGTCGTATCGGCCTTACGATCCTCGTGTGTATGGTGATGGCAGACGGCACACTCTGTATCTATTTCCACCAACTGGTGTTCCCGTCTGCGCGCTTTCTCCACATCAATAATTGTGTTTTTTATCCAACTCGTTCCCCATATAGGCTCTACATCCACACCTGTCAAATAAGTAATTTCAACTACATTCAATTTATTCAGCGCTGCACATGACGAGCAACGGGCGTCACGGATAGAAAGTTTCTCTACAGCTGCGCACATCCATAGCAGCAGCAATAAGCCTCCCGGCAGAAGGATAATCCAAAGAGAATTGAATAAGTAGAGGCAGGAAAGCAACAAGATGTACATCCAAGGGAACATATATACATATTCCAATTTGGCGATAAACGAATTTTTCACTCCTGGCGTGCGCCCCAGTGCAACGAACAGGAGGCTTGCGGCTCCATACACTATGAGTGTCAGCCCGCCCAATATCAATAAGAAGAGTACCAGTTTTATAAGAAACCAGAAAATGGAGGAGAAAATTCCCTTGAACCATGTTCCGAATTTACTGCCTAAAGATTTATGATGGAGCGGTTGGCTATTAGCATCTACTGTAAAGGGTTGGAAACTGGTGACAAGATTCCAACTGATGATATAATAGAAGAAAGGTGCACTGGTGTATAAATTATACTTCAACTCCGAGGTGCGTTCCGTATGTACCACAAGTCCCTCTTCATCCACCGTGAGCAGCACTCCCTTTGTTCTTCCTTCGCCCTTGGCCAGTACCACTTGCGGAAAATAGTAAGAACGTGTTGATACATCAGCCATCAGATAGTCTCCGGCTTCTTTGCGTATGCGTTCTAACGAGAAACCATTCAATGAATCAGCTCGATAGACATAACGGAAATCGGGATTCATCGCTCGCAGTCCTTCCACTTCACCTTCGACTGATAACTTAGGCACACCGAAGCGGTTGCCGTTTTCATCTTCCACAATCCACGTCCAGCGTCCATCTTCGGCAATGCCTTTCAGGCTTGTACCGGCTGTTAATGTTTCGTTGGTTTCTTCAAGTTTTCCACTCTCACCGGACCATACGTATACCCATTTCTGACAGTCTTCTTTTAACACAATCTTCACATCCTCTTTCGCCAATTCTCGTGAAGGGCTCCAGAAAAGGAAACAAACAAAACATACTAAGCAAACTACAAAAGCAATAAGACTTTTTGTTAAAGAAGTTGTCTTACAGTACTCTCTCCTTTCTAATTCTTCTTTCATTTTGTTTTTTTATCGTTATTATATCCTGTATCAAGAATAATTTAAGCTCGGCTTCTTCCCATTAAATTCATAATTGACGGCTCATTTGCGGTTTAATGAACGATGAAACGGGGTTAGTACTAATGAGAACTTAAAAATATTATTTATTGCAAAGGAAACCTTTTTTTAAAAGAAAACAAAGAACTGTTTAATTTTTATTTCTCTGAATACAGGGGTACGAAGACATGAACTTCTTTTCTGTTTATGCTTGCATGAAAAGGTTTCGCTGAGATGCAGCTTATTCTTTTCAAAGATAATAGAAAATATATTTTCTTCATACAATCAGTTATTTCATTTTGTCTTGTATATACTTTTGTATCACTGATTCTCAAAAACGCTGCTATGAGGGCAGTATGTATAAAATGCCAATCTATATATGCCATTCTCTTCACAGAATTTCTTCAACATGATTTCTATTTCTTTGAAATAAGATTCATTGTTATCGATTCTTTCTTTATTGCAATAATTAAAGAGCCCATCATTCCTTATATAGTCAATTAAAATAGCTTTATCTTTATCCATCTTATATTCTTGAGAAATGGTCATTATCTCATTTAAAAGAACATTAGAGAGTTGTGTTTTCATTATAATAAATTTATTTTTTGCATTAAATGCTTTTGGTGTAGAATTAACTAACTGATTTATTATTGCAAATTTCTCCTCCGGATGTGGGAAACAATCCAAATCACAACACTTCTTACCCACATTATACAATAATATAGTGCTATCCTTTTCTTGCATCCATAGTTGAAATTCACACTCATTTTCTCTAAAAAATAGATGTGCTTTATTTTCTTTCAGAGTTACAAGAGTTTGTTTTTTTAGTATGCCATAATAATATAATTCTTCTGGATATGCAACATGCATACTATCAATAAACTCCTCCAATTCATCAAGGCTATCAGGCATTGCCAAGTAATAGACATAATAGAAGTCTAATATGTCTGCTAAAAAGGGGAAGCGTGCAGAGATTGTATCTTTATTGTCAATTTCAAATTTTCCATCTTTAGAATAAAAGGGGGATGATAATTCTTTATCTATCTCGTTGGTGAAAAAAATAAAGAATGGACATAATACAATGTATATACAAAAAAAGTTATTTGTTTTCATAAAAAAATAGTTTTTTGAATATAGAATAGGTGTTATTTTTTGCTTCTTTAGTAGTAAAGACGACTCGTGCACTCCAGTTATTGCTTGATCCGCCACTTCTCGGAAATCTTAAATTATATCCGGATTTCATACTACCAGTTCCTCTATTTGAATTATAAGTGAATCTATTTGTTGTTGTCCAGCTTTCAAAAGTTCCCTTATTCTGTTGCCCTCTACCTATCATATAATAATAGGCTATACCAGTATTTCCCTGTGCTCCATATTCAAAACTAAAATAGGTATCTTCTGTTAAACCAAGAACGGATGTTCTTGCGTATGCCCCAATGTCAAAATCTGTTTGTCTTTGTTTTATTTCAGAATCAATTATACTCTCTTTTAGAAAATCAACATAGTTAATTATCGAAGCGTCCAATTTACTCATAGCTTTACCCTCCTTTGTGTTTGCGTCTTCTGTTTGACCAAATAAACTATAATATGTATTATCAGACTTGTATGTTAGTCCTAAATATTCTGCTCCTTTTATCGTTTTATCCAATTCTTTTTGTGAATGAATTTCAGTACTCCATAGGTATGTCCATTCATTATTCTCATCTTTAACACGATACCAGTCTCTACCATCCGGATCAATGAGGTTTGTAGGGTTATTCAGACAATATGTATAAGAACTAATCCAATAATATTTCTCTGCTAATGGATCCATCACCGTAAACCTTCCTAATGCCGTATCGTAATGTCTTGCTTCATAATCATACCAATCTAATCCATGCATTCGATCCAACTCCTTACTATTATACTTATAATTCTGATCACTTGTAGCTAGCCCCTCTTCAAACAAGCCACCAAACGGATAATAATGATTAACTTGTTCAACCGTTGTCCCATTTTGGTTCATGACTATGCGATTATTACCTTGATGATCTTTCAGGTAATAATGATAAATAGGAATATCTCCATTTAACGTCACATAACCTTCTTCAGTGAGAATCATACTTAGAACTCCATTTTCATAGATCACATTACTACAATAGTCAGTAGTATTAGTCTGGGAAATCTGACTATTTGCCAATTCCTTTATCTGTCCCATTGGTACGGAAATATTGGCAATAGCTGTTTTATGGATTACTCGTCGTTTCATACCATCAGCGTCATATAAGTAATTCGTGCTATTAGCATTTGCAAATTGTAGTGTACTTGGCAAATTTAAACTATTATATTGAATCTTAGCTATTTTCTTATTATAATCTTGTTCTAAATTACCATTAGCATCATATTTGTACTCCTGAATAGAAGTTTTATTGCCATCAACGAAGTTAAATGCACCATTATAAAGAGGATCTGTTGCGGCATCGGTCACATTATTAAGTTGATTGCCCACATACGTTAAGGACAAATCATCAATCTTTCCATAAGTACTTCCACTCACCTTACCATATCTTTGTAGACCGGTAATGTTTCCATTATAATCATAACCGATCACATTCTCTGAGAAGTTTTTTCCTGTAGGAGGAGTGATACTTGTTCCTTCGCCATAAATAGCATTTCTCATACGACTCATATTATCATAAGTAAACTTATAACCACGTATGCCGTCTTCCCCACTCTTCCAAGTCATACTTCCAATATTGCCATTATAA from Bacteroides sp. MSB163 includes:
- a CDS encoding BT4734/BF3469 family protein; the encoded protein is MKITLIREEKESGKETVSTCEADALLEKIKTETKAAHVTALRTMLLYTTPDARGHYEHIDKLPRIYPSIEYGRSRDGSRKMKHYNGVVMLEVNDLAGLPEVELVKEQARLLPQTWAAITGSSGRSVKIWVKFVLPDGSLPVKEENITLFHACAYRMAVQCYQPILPFPITLKEPSPTQSCRMTLDVTPYFNPDAIPFCQEQPFSMPGEQTFHQRKLMEKNPLPRLKPGFETSETFTILFETALGRALDEMENWKRGDALHTLLVCLTEHCFKAGIPEEETVRQVMIHYYRQADEQIVRTTIHNLYRECKGFGKKSALTPEQEISLRLEEFMERRYEFRFNTVSNDLEFRQKDSIHFYFQPVDQRARNSISMDALQEGIKVWDRDVNRYLASNRVPLYNPVEDYLCSVGRWDGKDRIHALADLVPCNNPHWRQLFYRWFLNMVAHWRGLNKQYANSTSPLLVGSQGFRKSTYCRIILPPELRFGYTDSLDFGSKRDAEMYLGRFMLINIDEFDQVSINQQGFLKHLLQKPVANLRKPYGSSIQEIRRYASFIGTSNQKDLLTDPSGSRRFICIEVTAPINTSVTINYRQLYAQAMDAITKGERYWFDDTDEAVLKESNREFEQISPLEQLFHCYFRSPEEGEMGEWMTSMEIIEYLQGKSKTISLSNSCISTFGRILKKNQIESKRTKRGMQYEVIMLNK